The sequence below is a genomic window from Colletotrichum destructivum chromosome 4, complete sequence.
TCCCCTGACCAGACATAGGTACCAAAGGCGAGGTACTTCAGAAGAAGAGACACGTACTGTGTCTGTCCAGGTGCGTCTGACGCAATGCGGCAATCTCAATTCTTGGCAGAGCGTGATACTCCTGTTGCCTGCCCGGACTTGGAACTCGAGACTGCCGACGTCCGTTTTCTCACAAGCATCTACTTATCCGTACACAAGAAACGAGAAATGAGCAATGATCGACTGTCCATCATCCTCTATACCAAGCATAAGTCCCTTTTCGACAAGTTGCACCAAGCAGAAATCGTTCATATACCGTTCATTTTTGTTAGGTGCCATAGCTTCACACTCCGCGTTTACACGCATACTTGAGAGTTCAGTCATCGTAGGGGTGATGGCACATTGTGTCGGGTATCTGACAGAACCCCGGAATTCGCACAGCTGACAGATCCTTTGTGATTTGCCTCCTCGGTCTCAGCGGGGCCATGTTGGGCACGCAGTGCGAAGCACATACACTGCAAGGTCAGGGCCAAGGGACCTTAGGGTTCCATGGGAGCCATCGCCTTCCCTGCGGATACCGAGTGGTTTACCTGGCGTGCACGCTAACAAGCTCACGGCTGTTGGAACGACCAAGCGGCGTTCATGCTAGTGCACCTAGCCTTCCCTTCAGCTAGTACAGCCACAAAATACCTATCTATGGTTACAACAATCATTCTGGATTCTGCATCTCATCACCCGCTTCCCTCGATACCACTCTACAACACGCACTGGTTGCTTCGATCTCCCCTGCTCAAGCGTCACTTTCTCATCTCATCTGGCTCGAGAGCCAGAGTCGACGACAAATCAAAACCAGACGAGGGAGAGGTCGAGGAACTATCACAGCTACCggccgtcatcctcgccggtCATTCTCGGCCACAACGGGTTCTGAACTCTTCTGTCTCCCATGACCACTGTCAAGGAGCACTGTCAGAGTACTGCCCAACCGTCACCTGGAGGATACTTGCATGATGCACTTACTGCATGCCCATTTACCGCCCCCAAACGCGGTGGCGTTGCGCTTTCTCGTCTCTTTCGGCGCCTAGTATTGCCTCTGCGATTTGCTGCTTGGCCACGCCGCGGATATCGCCTGCATACGGATATTTAATCTTCCTTTGACCAAGCCGCGTGTCGGTCAACCGAGGGAACGTAGGATAGATGTGCCGCATTCGTCTGGCCGCCTCCCACACCACCATTCTCGCACAGCCGCTGGCCTCACGTggtccgcctcttccacAACGCTCACCCCTCTCCTTCCTGGAGTGTCTTCGGATGTCCTGCCTGGTAGGGCTGGAGCGATGCAGCACCGGCACACTGGGTACGGATTACACGTGCCATGCCATCCCGACTGACGAGGCACAGTGCATACGGCTCCCgccccttgccgccgttTCCGCCAGTAATGCTGGATAACTGCTCCGCAAAGGCCCTGGAACCTTTTCTTTATAGCAGCTTTAGATCGACGATCCCTCCATGAAGCTGATCTAAGTGGATGACATGGATGGTTTGAGTCTCACATGCTTCATGTAGCATCTGCTTCGGGATGCGGGTACACGCACGCCCATATCAAGGTCCGGTTGAGAGAGTGGGCCGCCATGCTTAGAGACGACACCGAGCCACTGGCCGCCTTCGGGGTCGTTGGGCAAAGGAAGCAGGCAGCATCCTCGTGTGCGGTTGCAGCCACCCTCGGCACTGGGCAGTGGCCGCGACCATTCAGGTTCAGGTTATGGGGCTTACATAGACACAACCTAAGGGGGGTTCCGACAATCTCTTATGTCCAAACGTCACCCACCCGTCGTCTGTGGCCCATAAGGAACGACTGTTCACCAAGCCTGGTGGTAGATATACTGAATGTAGATACCAGGTACCCTTAGATCGCCCAGAACCAGATAACGGCGCGGCAACTTATGCAAGTGGGCACGGCCGTCCGAACAGGGAGCACCCGAAGCGAATGTTGCTTGGGATCGTATTGGTTGTGACTGAGTGATGAATGAAAATCCGCCGTGTCGTATACCACACTTTTCGTCGACTTGGCTTACAGGCATGCAAAGTCAACTATTAGCGTCACCGAGTGGGTGAGTGCACATTTGTCCAGCTGTCAGGTATAGGATCCGACATCTCGGCGGTTCAAGCCAATTACTTTTCGGTCACGTTGCCTCTATCAATCCCGTAAATACAATTATTGGCCAAAGAAAAAAGCATGCCAAACAAACCCCAGCCCCTAGAACATGAAACAAGACAGACACGAGCAGCCGGGAGATCGATCCGGCTCACTCCACGTGGGATGACATATGGTGCGTAGGTAGCGCCGTCAAGACATCAAAGGCGCCCGTGCCAATCTTGCCCAGGCGGCCCATGACGATACGACCGCTAGGCGTTCTGAGATCGTCCCAGTCACCATCGAGAACTGCGTCCTTCAAGAAGGCCAATGTTGTCTCGAAGCTCATCTTGGTGAAGGGGCTCACATTACCACGCAGGCCGTTGCGGTTGAAGGGCGTGTAGTCGCCGTTGCGCGTCATGTAATCGGCAATGAGGTTCAAGTGTCGGTTGTCGACGCTGATGCCGTGACCGCCAAAGACGCCTGCCAGCTCGGAGACAATGTTGCTTCGGCATGCCTCAACACCATACACgtccagcacggcgccgatgtCGTTGGTCGCGATCTTGTTAGGGTTGATGAAGTCGCTGTACTTCTGCATGGCCTTGAGGTTGCAACCTGAAGTGTAGATCGCCGGCACAGTCACGTCTTCACCCGTCGTCGAGTCCGTAATCTTGTGGTCTGCTGTGAATGTGCATGAACCGACACCCGGTATTTGCTGGATGACAGACTTCTTGACGGCCGCCTGCACAATGTTGAGCATGAGAACCTTGGGGGTGTCGGCCTCGAACTCGAGCGTGAACTCGCACCATTCTCCAGCCTCGTCATTGCGGAATCTGGTGACACGGAGATAACGACTCTTGACGCGCTCGGCTCTCCAACCATAGTCGCTGTCCGAGTCGCCGTCGCTATCGTCCTCTTCGctgtcgtcttcttcgccatcctTCTCGCGCCGCGGTGAAGGGCTGCCTCCGAAgccttcgtcttcttcgggAGAGCCCTCGCGTTCCATCTGTCGCTGGACTgcgtcatcctcgtcatcgttTGGCCCGTACGAGACAGCCTCCTCCCGATTCGCCTTGTTCTTGGCGTTCGTagcgtcaccgtcaccgtcatcgtcatcatcgtcatcgtcgttggGAACTCTtgcctcgccgttgccggtcGCCATCTCCACGACACCTGCCTTGACACCAACAtccggcgtcgccgacgtggaCTCGCTGCGGCGCTTCTTGATCTCGCGGACCATAATCTTCAAGAGGTGATCCAGGAACCGCTTCTCGACTGTATCCATGACATCGGATGTGTCGATAGCGTAGGCCTTGGTGTACTCCTTGGCGGGGAAGAAGTTAAGTCTTACGTCATAGAGCTTGGCCAAAGCACCATTGTTGCCCTTGCCGATGCGCTCATTGACGGTCGCTGTGTCAAGCACGTCAGCCAGAGGCAGGACGCTGATCGATTTAGCAAAGATTTCTCCCTCAACCGCGGAAAGCTCTtcatgaagaagaagagtcaTGGCCGGGGTTGAGATAGATCGACTGGCTGTCATGAGGATTTCGCGGAGACGAGGAATACCGAGCGTGACGTTCTTGGCCGAGTGACCAGCCAAATGGAAGGTGTTGAGCGTCATCTGAGTCGAAGGCTCACCCACACTCTGGCCAGCAACAATGCCAACACCTTCGCCCGCCTCGACAAGCGATCGCATGTACTTGGCAGCAAAGACAAGCTCCGCCGACTTCTTGCTGACAGCGGGGGCATTGATCAAGCCAGACGGGACACTCGACTTGTCGCGAATAAGGCCGTCCTTGTTGTCTTTAATGTATTTGGTCATTTTCGAGTAGAACTTTTCCGACGTGGCAAATGCCACTCTCGCCGGGTTGACCATGGAAATAATGGGGTCCTTGGCTACAGTACTGTTGAGCTTGGCGTGCTTGATGGCGCTCTTCATGTGTTTGAGGATTTCGTCCTTGCTGCCGGCGAGTTTGTCCTTGAAACCGTTGCCGAAATTCAGCTGGGCCGATTCGGAAGCAACGTTGCGGAGAACGAAGCTGAAATCAGTGAGGTACTTTTGTTTGGTTGGGTCGAGACCATCTTCGCCGTAAAGGAACTGTACAAGAGTACCGTCTGCATCCCGCACCGTCGAGTCGTATGTCACCGTCAGTCCCTCCATGCCCTTGATGATACATCTCTGTAGATAACCTGAGCGAGAAGTCTTGACAGCTGTGTCGATCAAGCCCTCACGGCCGGCCATGTGATGAAAGTAATATTCTTGAGGCCGGATACCGGTCAAGAAACGTTGAACGATGtagccgccggcgcggacgTCTGTCTCAAAAGGCTTAAAGCATGGCAGAGATTTTCCGCTAACCATAACAGGAACTCTCCTGCCTTCAAGAACTTGCTGTCCCAAGTTGCAAGAGATAAGGTTCGCGTTGACTTGGCTACCCTTGGCACCAGATGTCGTCATCGCCTGCATCTGGTTCTTTGGAAACTGCTTGACCAGGCCGATAGGTAGACAAGCTGTTGTAACCGCACTTGAAACTATTTGAGAGCTCTGGTTCATAAGCATATCGAGACCCTCCTGCTTGGTGTCGTCTCGCAACACCTCCTCAAGACGAACAAGAAGCTCCGGGTCTGTGCTGTTGGGCGCCTTGTCATCGAGTGAGACATACTTAGCCGCGACCTCGAGACCAATGTTCTTGGCCGCCTTCAAGGCCTCCCGTCGAGCCACCTCGCCCTCTGATGTGAGACGCAAATCGTCCATGCCGCAAGTGAAGGCCCGCATGTTCAGGTATCGGGTAAGGAGGCGCCCCATGCCACTGAGCAGTTTGCCTGCGACAGCAGGTCCGTAGATTTCGTGAATGGAGTGGATGAGACCTCCCGAGCTGGGACCCAGATGGGCCTTGTCAAGGATACCTGTCAGGAACTGTCCGTCCTGGAAAAGGACGCTGCCTTCTTCCAAATGACCCTTGCCCCACTGCTCGCCCTTGACTTGACATTTGCCAGACATCCATAGACCTTCTCCGTTGGGCGGCTTGATGTTTTTGAGGATTGTGCTAATGACCTGCTTGCCCGTCCATCTGGGTCTGGGCTTGATTACTGCCGGGGGGAGAAGTTCAATCCTCTCGCCAAGAATGTGACCACTCTCCGGGCGGAGAGCTGCATAGATGAGCTGTTGGTAGGAGTCGCGGTCGAAGAAGGTGTCCTTATTACAGAGAGCGACGGAAACTGAGAGATGATCCTGAATCAAACCACGAAGAGGCTTGCCGGCCGTGCCTGACAGATACTGATGGTCCGTATCGGCAATTTGAAGAGCCTCCGCTCTGGCAACTTCATTTTGTGGGAAATGCATATTCATCTCATCACCGTCGAAATCGGCGTTGTATGTGTTGCAGTTGGCGTAGTGCATTCGAATCGTCTTCTCTCCGGGCAGCACGCGGACTCGGTGACCCATGATGGACGGCTTGTGCAGCGTTGGCTGACGGTTCATCAAGACAACGTCGCCGTTTGTCAGGTGTCGGTACACCTTTTTGCTCTTCATGCCGCTCATATGGTTGTTTGTTGGCGCAAGGAGCTGGTTGGCGAGGGACATGCGGTCGTCCACAGACTTCGATCGAAGGTTGACGATTTGACCGTTCTCGTACTCGATGGCAGCCGCTCCGGGCCA
It includes:
- a CDS encoding Putative RNA polymerase, alpha subunit, RNA polymerase Rpb1, domain 3, RNA polymerase Rpb1, domain 1 — its product is MNISQPISSSIETVEFTFLTDEEIKAISVKRIENDSTFDNLLNPVPGGLYDPALGSWGDALCATCNLNQSSCPGHAGHIELPVPVYHPVFLDQVLRLLRSQCVYCKGFRMRHREINRYSCKLRLLQHGLLHEAHLVDAIGEELKGLALPGVPTDYESEAEEEGSSSVDNIIGAREAYVRQALKSHKLSLGEVRKGKHEGAIEMRRELIKDFLTQITKPRRCDNCGGISPAYRKDRFVKIFEKALSERDLAQMAQRNLHIKDSMATAARARKSKAKRGAADADEGIADVDMTSAEENDIEMHDASGDEQDMADKEEELRADAVAVAPGQQRYISAMEVRARLRELFEKEQDIMSLVYSSKPMTKKAAQVSADMFFIRTILVPPNKFRPEARTGDSQISEAQQNSLYKMIMRNCGNIARMHQSVGATDQYGRPRDITDLHQVWTELQESVNSLIDKSKNPVQGAAAKRNEDGIKQKLEKKEGLFRKNMMGKRVNFAARSVISPDPNIETNEIGVPPVFARKLTYPEPVTSHNFRDMQQAVINGVDKWPGAAAIEYENGQIVNLRSKSVDDRMSLANQLLAPTNNHMSGMKSKKVYRHLTNGDVVLMNRQPTLHKPSIMGHRVRVLPGEKTIRMHYANCNTYNADFDGDEMNMHFPQNEVARAEALQIADTDHQYLSGTAGKPLRGLIQDHLSVSVALCNKDTFFDRDSYQQLIYAALRPESGHILGERIELLPPAVIKPRPRWTGKQVISTILKNIKPPNGEGLWMSGKCQVKGEQWGKGHLEEGSVLFQDGQFLTGILDKAHLGPSSGGLIHSIHEIYGPAVAGKLLSGMGRLLTRYLNMRAFTCGMDDLRLTSEGEVARREALKAAKNIGLEVAAKYVSLDDKAPNSTDPELLVRLEEVLRDDTKQEGLDMLMNQSSQIVSSAVTTACLPIGLVKQFPKNQMQAMTTSGAKGSQVNANLISCNLGQQVLEGRRVPVMVSGKSLPCFKPFETDVRAGGYIVQRFLTGIRPQEYYFHHMAGREGLIDTAVKTSRSGYLQRCIIKGMEGLTVTYDSTVRDADGTLVQFLYGEDGLDPTKQKYLTDFSFVLRNVASESAQLNFGNGFKDKLAGSKDEILKHMKSAIKHAKLNSTVAKDPIISMVNPARVAFATSEKFYSKMTKYIKDNKDGLIRDKSSVPSGLINAPAVSKKSAELVFAAKYMRSLVEAGEGVGIVAGQSVGEPSTQMTLNTFHLAGHSAKNVTLGIPRLREILMTASRSISTPAMTLLLHEELSAVEGEIFAKSISVLPLADVLDTATVNERIGKGNNGALAKLYDVRLNFFPAKEYTKAYAIDTSDVMDTVEKRFLDHLLKIMVREIKKRRSESTSATPDVGVKAGVVEMATGNGEARVPNDDDDDDDDGDGDATNAKNKANREEAVSYGPNDDEDDAVQRQMEREGSPEEDEGFGGSPSPRREKDGEEDDSEEDDSDGDSDSDYGWRAERVKSRYLRVTRFRNDEAGEWCEFTLEFEADTPKVLMLNIVQAAVKKSVIQQIPGVGSCTFTADHKITDSTTGEDVTVPAIYTSGCNLKAMQKYSDFINPNKIATNDIGAVLDVYGVEACRSNIVSELAGVFGGHGISVDNRHLNLIADYMTRNGDYTPFNRNGLRGNVSPFTKMSFETTLAFLKDAVLDGDWDDLRTPSGRIVMGRLGKIGTGAFDVLTALPTHHMSSHVE